From the Marinomonas sp. THO17 genome, one window contains:
- a CDS encoding AEC family transporter — MNSTSLAMQIFNTVFPLACIVLVAFLYARVRPTDMTVANRLNISVFAPALIFSVMSSKEFHIALYLDLVVAAAVVVLGSGLLVWPLCKLLRISPKTLVPPMMFNNSGNLGIPLILLAFGESALPIAVVLFLTENLLHFTVGMYLLNPKSNLLNVLKMPMIIATVLGLVWSFQGWQLMPAIQVSVDMLGQIAIPLMLFALGVRMTSVDFSQWRLGVISGVLCPLSGLIMAFLWQALVGLSDEYFAYLLVFACLPPAVLNYMVAELYQQEPHKVASIVLISNLMSLAIVPSVLFYAL; from the coding sequence ATGAACAGCACATCACTGGCAATGCAAATCTTTAATACCGTGTTTCCTCTGGCTTGTATTGTGTTGGTGGCTTTTCTGTATGCCCGGGTTCGACCAACCGATATGACAGTAGCCAACCGTTTGAATATCAGTGTGTTTGCACCGGCGCTGATTTTTTCAGTGATGTCGTCAAAAGAGTTTCATATTGCGTTGTATTTGGATCTAGTGGTGGCAGCGGCTGTGGTGGTGCTTGGTTCGGGATTATTGGTCTGGCCGCTGTGTAAGTTATTGCGAATTTCTCCCAAAACCTTGGTTCCTCCCATGATGTTTAATAACAGTGGGAATCTTGGTATTCCATTGATTTTGTTAGCATTTGGTGAGTCAGCATTGCCTATTGCTGTGGTCTTGTTTTTGACGGAAAACCTATTGCACTTCACAGTTGGAATGTATCTTCTTAATCCTAAATCCAATCTTTTAAATGTGCTGAAAATGCCCATGATCATCGCCACCGTTTTAGGTTTGGTGTGGAGTTTTCAAGGTTGGCAGCTAATGCCAGCCATACAGGTTTCAGTGGATATGTTAGGACAAATTGCCATTCCTTTGATGTTGTTTGCGTTAGGTGTGCGTATGACCAGTGTGGACTTTAGTCAGTGGCGATTGGGCGTGATTAGCGGTGTTTTATGTCCTTTGTCCGGACTCATCATGGCGTTTTTGTGGCAGGCCTTGGTCGGTTTGTCCGATGAGTACTTTGCTTATTTGTTGGTATTCGCTTGTTTGCCGCCTGCCGTGTTGAATTACATGGTGGCTGAGTTGTATCAGCAAGAACCACATAAAGTGGCGTCGATTGTTTTGATTAGTAATTTGATGAGTTTGGCAATTGTGCCCAGCGTTTTATTTTATGCTTTGTAA
- a CDS encoding substrate-binding domain-containing protein, whose amino-acid sequence MKSVRHPFIKYIGCAVQSYLRRRLVTVGIAIVILLALLSPLSSQSSEPQSLRSIGISVADLGNPYFVKLVDAATRKAQQLSNGPVKMLIRSDAYDWQRQIEQLNDFIEQDVDLIVLTAADEYKVAPVVAKAQRAGIKVIAVDVNAQGADATITTDNVQAGVVACEKLAKQTGYQGNFVIINGVLVSSVIERVAGCKSALNKYPNIRLLSDRMNGTGSVEGGMEAMTYLMEAYPQIDAVFTINDPTALGALRAAKQAKRNEFVLASVDGAPFAEDIIKQPGNPWIATAVQRPVMMAETAIEIGMDLLAGKNVPQRFILIPSVLLEKDD is encoded by the coding sequence ATGAAGTCTGTTCGTCATCCCTTCATTAAATATATAGGGTGTGCAGTCCAGTCTTATTTGAGACGACGACTGGTGACGGTGGGGATCGCGATCGTGATTTTATTGGCTTTATTATCACCGCTTTCTTCGCAATCTTCTGAGCCGCAGTCGTTACGTTCAATTGGTATTAGTGTTGCAGACTTGGGAAACCCTTATTTTGTAAAATTAGTGGATGCAGCGACCCGTAAAGCGCAACAGCTGTCAAATGGCCCGGTCAAAATGCTGATTCGCTCTGATGCTTACGATTGGCAAAGACAAATTGAACAATTGAATGACTTCATTGAACAAGACGTGGACTTGATCGTTCTGACAGCTGCCGACGAATATAAAGTGGCGCCAGTGGTTGCTAAAGCACAAAGGGCTGGCATTAAGGTTATTGCTGTTGATGTAAATGCACAGGGAGCAGATGCCACTATTACTACAGACAATGTTCAAGCGGGTGTGGTGGCCTGTGAAAAGTTGGCGAAACAAACTGGTTATCAAGGTAACTTCGTTATTATCAATGGTGTGTTGGTATCGTCCGTGATTGAGCGTGTTGCTGGGTGTAAATCGGCACTAAATAAATACCCAAACATTCGCTTGCTCAGTGACCGAATGAATGGCACAGGCAGTGTCGAAGGAGGTATGGAAGCTATGACGTATTTGATGGAAGCCTATCCGCAAATAGATGCCGTATTTACCATCAATGATCCAACTGCTTTGGGTGCGTTGCGAGCGGCTAAGCAGGCGAAGAGAAATGAGTTTGTTTTAGCATCGGTAGACGGTGCGCCTTTCGCCGAAGATATTATCAAACAGCCCGGTAACCCTTGGATTGCAACGGCTGTACAACGTCCAGTCATGATGGCCGAGACAGCGATAGAAATTGGTATGGATCTACTGGCGGGAAAAAACGTGCCTCAGCGTTTTATTTTGATTCCTTCTGTTTTGCTCGAAAAAGACGATTAG